DNA from Acidobacteriota bacterium:
GGCCCGAGCCAGGCGCCGGAGCCCGGCGTCCAACAGGCACCGCCCGAGACCGCGTTGCCGATGCTCCGGCGCCACTCCGATGCGCAGTAGTTCCGCCTCTTCCCCCAGCGGCCGGAAGAGGGCGAAGCCGGCGCCGGTGCCGTCCGGGAGCAGCGCCAGGATGGTGAGAGAGTGATCCAGGGCGTCCGCCAGCTGAGCCCGGCTCCAGGAATCGTCGAGACAGGCTGCTTCGAGGTCCACGAGCTGGTCCAAATGCTCGGGGCCGGCGGTCAGTAGCCGGATTCGGGCTCGAGTCGGGCCGGCGTCTGCAGCAGCGCTCATGGGGCGGCCTCAGGAGCGGGGGCGGCTCACCGCCGGAGCCTCCAGGTAGAGGGGCTGGGTGAGTAGCCGGGGCTGCCAGCGATTCTGGCCGGAAGCGGCGAGATGGCCGGCGGTGGCGGCGAGGGCAGTGGGCTCGATCCAGCGCATGTCGTCGGTCCAGTGGGGAAGCTGGCGAAGAGGGGTGAGGCCGAAGCCCGCGACCGCCTTCACCTCCAGCTGAGCGAGCTCCTCCCCGGTGCGCCGCCGAGGCTGTTCCAGAGGAACGGGTTCTTCCAGGGGGTGGGGGGTGGCTG
Protein-coding regions in this window:
- a CDS encoding GNAT family N-acetyltransferase, giving the protein MSAAADAGPTRARIRLLTAGPEHLDQLVDLEAACLDDSWSRAQLADALDHSLTILALLPDGTGAGFALFRPLGEEAELLRIGVAPEHRQRGLGRCLLDAGLRRLARAGSRICHLEVAASNGAAIALYESSGFTLQGRRRGYYRGGSDALLMSRGEPSAKPSERSAGTAGEGTPEARRELDPAGGR